One stretch of Segatella copri DNA includes these proteins:
- a CDS encoding M16 family metallopeptidase, whose translation MKLRKIFAAVVLFLSAGTAMAQQMPAIPVDKNVKIGRLDNGLTYYIRHNSYPEHVASFYIAQKVGSINENDDQRGLAHLLEHLAFNGTDHFKGNSLQDYLQSIGVQYGRNLNAYTSVEKTVYYFTDVPTTRTTAVDSCMLILKDWSNGISLTKEAINDERDVVHNEYRMRIVGQQRMIERSLPKLYQGEKYGYRFPIGLMSVIDGCKPETLRAYYRKWYRPDNQAIIIVGDVDVNHIEAKIKELFSGIKVPKNAAKVEKVEVSDNDSAIYVIDKDKEQQVDLFQVYMKHNAVPDSLKGNMSYLLKGYMDNVISSMIAARYAEKALEPDCPYLQASAGDGSYLISSTKDAFTLTGVAKPGKIKEAYAAVLREAQRMREFGFTATEYQRAKDEFMSQVDKALANKDKMKNEQFTTQYVDNFTSNEPIPSVEEESQIWKMVVPNLPLEVINSYAKQLVCQSDTNLVSLVMMREQAGAVYPTEQELAAIVKQVRAEKLEAYVDNVKQEPLIAQAPKAGKIKKTVENKKLGFKELTLSNGAKVVLKKTDFKDNEIAFAASANVGYSTFGKEDFLNAAFAADVLDASGLGDFSSNELDKALAGKQAGVSFSLSPFNHGLKGNSTPKDIETLMQLIYLKMTAVSKDQKSFDNMKSMMATVLANKSNNPGLVYQDSVQSTLYLGSKLARVPEASDIKDINYDRILEIGKQFYGNAKDFTFYFVGNYDEKTLLPLIEQYIASLPNNGFKLKNKQIPYAKGKVSNIFTKAMENPQNQATEIWYTKAPFTLKNSVLADVSARLLEMKYLRTIREELSAAYHAGANYGLLRDYDNKAAISITAVAQLNPEKSDIAIPYFFKGMDETIAQPNAEDLQKVKEILLKQAAVSEKSNGYWLGALSTYERMGVDTHSDYKEMVKNLKASEISDFLKNVILKSGNHFEIIMKAVKNEK comes from the coding sequence ATGAAACTAAGAAAGATTTTTGCAGCAGTAGTGCTGTTCCTTTCTGCAGGTACAGCGATGGCACAGCAGATGCCAGCTATTCCGGTAGACAAGAATGTGAAGATAGGTCGTCTTGATAATGGATTGACTTACTACATTCGTCACAACAGTTATCCTGAGCATGTAGCCAGTTTCTACATCGCACAGAAAGTGGGTTCTATCAATGAGAATGATGACCAGCGCGGTTTGGCTCACCTCTTGGAGCACCTTGCCTTCAATGGTACCGACCATTTCAAGGGCAACTCTTTGCAGGACTATCTGCAGAGCATCGGTGTACAGTATGGCCGTAATCTTAACGCCTATACATCAGTAGAGAAGACTGTTTATTACTTCACAGATGTTCCTACTACCCGTACAACAGCCGTAGATTCATGCATGCTCATCCTCAAGGATTGGAGCAACGGTATCTCTCTTACCAAGGAAGCCATCAATGACGAGCGCGATGTGGTACACAATGAGTACCGTATGCGTATCGTAGGTCAGCAGCGCATGATAGAGCGTTCACTTCCTAAGCTCTATCAGGGCGAAAAGTATGGCTACCGTTTCCCTATCGGTTTGATGAGCGTTATCGATGGTTGTAAGCCAGAAACTCTCCGTGCTTACTATCGCAAATGGTATCGCCCAGACAATCAGGCTATTATCATCGTGGGTGATGTAGATGTAAATCATATCGAAGCTAAGATCAAGGAACTCTTCTCTGGTATCAAGGTACCTAAGAATGCCGCTAAGGTTGAGAAGGTAGAAGTATCTGATAATGATTCTGCCATCTACGTTATCGACAAGGATAAGGAGCAGCAGGTTGATCTCTTCCAGGTTTATATGAAGCACAATGCTGTGCCCGATTCTCTGAAGGGCAATATGAGCTATCTCCTGAAGGGATACATGGATAACGTGATTTCTTCTATGATTGCTGCCCGTTATGCTGAGAAGGCATTGGAGCCAGACTGTCCATATCTCCAGGCAAGTGCCGGTGATGGTTCATACCTGATTTCAAGCACTAAGGATGCTTTCACCCTTACCGGTGTAGCTAAGCCAGGAAAGATTAAGGAGGCTTATGCTGCTGTTCTCCGCGAGGCACAGCGTATGCGTGAGTTCGGTTTCACAGCTACTGAGTATCAGCGTGCCAAGGATGAATTCATGAGCCAGGTTGACAAGGCTCTTGCCAACAAGGATAAGATGAAGAACGAGCAGTTTACCACCCAGTATGTGGATAACTTCACTTCTAACGAGCCTATCCCATCAGTAGAAGAGGAGAGCCAGATCTGGAAGATGGTAGTTCCAAACTTGCCTCTTGAGGTTATCAACAGCTATGCCAAGCAGTTGGTTTGCCAGAGCGATACCAACCTTGTATCATTGGTAATGATGCGCGAGCAGGCTGGTGCTGTTTATCCTACCGAGCAGGAACTTGCTGCCATCGTAAAGCAGGTACGTGCTGAAAAGCTCGAGGCTTATGTGGATAATGTTAAGCAGGAACCTCTCATCGCTCAGGCTCCTAAGGCTGGTAAGATTAAGAAGACTGTTGAGAACAAGAAGTTGGGCTTCAAGGAGTTGACTCTTTCTAATGGCGCTAAGGTGGTATTGAAGAAGACCGATTTCAAGGACAATGAGATTGCTTTCGCAGCTTCAGCCAATGTGGGCTATTCTACTTTCGGCAAGGAAGACTTCCTGAATGCTGCATTTGCAGCAGATGTGCTCGATGCTAGTGGTCTTGGCGATTTCTCAAGCAATGAGCTTGATAAGGCTTTGGCTGGTAAGCAGGCTGGCGTTTCGTTCAGCTTGAGTCCTTTTAATCATGGTTTGAAGGGTAATTCTACTCCTAAGGACATCGAAACCCTGATGCAGCTCATCTATCTCAAGATGACCGCAGTAAGCAAGGACCAGAAGAGCTTCGACAATATGAAGAGTATGATGGCTACTGTTCTTGCCAACAAGAGCAACAACCCAGGCCTCGTATATCAGGATTCTGTTCAGAGCACCCTCTATTTGGGTAGCAAACTTGCCCGTGTGCCAGAGGCAAGCGATATAAAGGATATCAACTACGACCGTATCCTGGAGATTGGTAAGCAGTTCTACGGCAATGCCAAGGACTTCACCTTCTATTTCGTAGGTAACTATGATGAGAAGACTCTCCTCCCACTCATCGAGCAGTATATTGCCAGTCTGCCAAACAATGGCTTCAAGCTGAAGAACAAGCAGATTCCTTATGCTAAGGGTAAGGTAAGCAATATCTTTACCAAGGCAATGGAGAATCCACAGAACCAGGCTACAGAAATCTGGTATACCAAGGCTCCATTCACCTTGAAGAATTCAGTTCTTGCTGATGTTTCAGCCCGTTTGCTGGAGATGAAGTATTTGCGTACTATCCGTGAGGAACTCAGCGCTGCTTATCATGCAGGAGCAAACTATGGTTTGCTTCGCGATTATGATAACAAGGCTGCCATCTCTATTACAGCTGTGGCTCAGCTGAACCCAGAGAAGTCGGATATCGCTATTCCTTACTTCTTCAAGGGTATGGATGAGACTATCGCCCAGCCAAATGCAGAAGACCTTCAGAAGGTGAAGGAGATTCTCCTGAAGCAGGCTGCTGTAAGCGAGAAGTCTAACGGCTATTGGCTTGGTGCGTTGAGCACATACGAGCGTATGGGTGTTGATACTCATAGCGATTACAAGGAGATGGTGAAGAATCTGAAGGCATCTGAGATTTCAGACTTCCTGAAGAATGTCATCTTGAAGAGTGGTAATCACTTCGAGATTATCATGAAGGCAGTGAAGAACGAGAAGTAA
- the bglX gene encoding beta-glucosidase BglX produces the protein MRTALLSLTFLLAGSMAAPAFAHTAAPKKKVTATTKKGKILPMKEYIDQLMAKMTLQEKIGQLNLMVAGDITTGGALDTQVGSDIAQGNMGGVFNIKGLDKIKALQEIAIKNSRLGIPLLVGMDVIHGYETMFPIPLALSCSWDTEALKKVGEVSAKEASADGINWTFSPMVDIALDARWGRISEGNGEDPYLSGVMGAAMTQGYQGVDMRTEEILRANRIMACLKHFALYGGVESGKEYNTVDMSRMRMMNQYLPPYEAVVKAGVGSVMSSFNLIDYIPATANKWMMTDVLRKQWGFNGFVVTDYASIAEILQHGTAKDIKEASEQALKAGTDMDMCSNAFVKHLAKSIAEGKVSEEDVNIACRRILEAKYKLGLFSDPYRYCNTKRSKSEIYTAENRQAARDVAAETFVLLKNEGNILPLKKEGKIALIGPLADTRNNIAGTWSVAQVPSKYTTIKEAMEHALAGKATLLYAQGSNIWRNKELQQNGESGNPINWGNEAEMKAEALKIAKEADVIVCAMGESAEMSGECGSRTNLEMPDVQRELLAELLKTGKPVVLLNFAGRPTVLTWEKAHVPAIMNVWFGGSEMGDALCDVIFGDKSPSGKLTTSMPKTTGQEPLYYNHQNTGRPVADDNEKFAKFASNCLDVSNGPLYPFGYGLSYTYFSYSNFRLSSQEAGISNEEATEWQDGKKITASVTVKNNGSRDADEIVQLYIRDMVASISRPVKELKGFQRIHLAAGESKEVSFDITPDMLKFYNADLKHVIEPGDFQIMIGANSKDVKTMKLSVK, from the coding sequence ATGAGAACAGCACTTTTATCACTCACGTTTCTTTTGGCTGGTTCTATGGCAGCACCTGCTTTCGCCCATACCGCAGCCCCTAAGAAAAAAGTAACTGCCACAACCAAGAAAGGCAAGATTCTACCCATGAAGGAGTATATCGACCAACTGATGGCGAAGATGACGCTACAGGAAAAGATTGGTCAGTTGAACCTGATGGTAGCTGGCGACATCACCACCGGCGGCGCACTTGATACTCAGGTAGGCAGCGATATCGCCCAGGGCAACATGGGCGGAGTTTTCAATATCAAAGGGCTCGACAAGATCAAGGCTCTGCAGGAAATCGCCATCAAGAACAGCCGTCTGGGCATCCCACTGCTCGTAGGTATGGACGTAATTCATGGTTACGAAACGATGTTCCCTATCCCTCTCGCCCTCTCCTGCTCATGGGATACCGAGGCGTTGAAGAAAGTAGGCGAAGTATCGGCCAAGGAAGCCAGTGCCGACGGTATCAACTGGACATTCTCTCCTATGGTAGACATCGCACTCGATGCCCGCTGGGGACGAATAAGCGAAGGAAATGGCGAGGATCCTTATCTGAGCGGCGTGATGGGAGCAGCGATGACTCAGGGCTACCAGGGCGTGGATATGCGCACAGAAGAGATTCTGAGAGCCAACCGCATCATGGCCTGTCTGAAGCATTTTGCCCTGTACGGAGGCGTTGAGAGCGGAAAGGAATATAACACGGTAGATATGAGCCGCATGCGCATGATGAACCAGTATCTGCCACCTTACGAGGCAGTGGTGAAGGCTGGCGTAGGCAGCGTGATGTCTTCATTCAATCTCATCGACTACATACCTGCTACAGCCAACAAATGGATGATGACCGATGTCTTGAGAAAGCAATGGGGATTCAACGGTTTCGTGGTTACCGATTACGCTTCTATCGCCGAGATTCTGCAGCACGGAACGGCAAAAGACATCAAGGAGGCATCAGAACAGGCGCTGAAGGCGGGTACCGATATGGACATGTGCTCCAACGCCTTCGTAAAGCATCTGGCTAAGAGCATAGCAGAAGGAAAGGTGAGCGAGGAGGATGTGAATATCGCCTGCCGCCGCATCCTGGAAGCGAAATATAAACTGGGGCTGTTCAGCGACCCTTACCGCTACTGCAACACCAAGCGCAGCAAGAGCGAGATTTATACCGCAGAGAACCGTCAGGCAGCCCGCGATGTAGCAGCAGAGACCTTCGTGCTTCTGAAGAACGAAGGCAATATCCTGCCACTGAAGAAGGAAGGAAAGATAGCCCTGATAGGTCCGCTTGCCGACACCCGAAACAACATAGCCGGTACATGGAGCGTGGCTCAGGTACCATCTAAATATACCACCATCAAGGAGGCAATGGAGCATGCCCTTGCCGGAAAAGCCACCTTATTATATGCCCAGGGAAGCAATATCTGGCGCAATAAGGAGCTGCAGCAAAACGGCGAATCCGGCAACCCAATCAACTGGGGCAACGAGGCTGAGATGAAGGCTGAAGCGCTGAAGATAGCTAAAGAGGCGGATGTGATAGTATGTGCCATGGGCGAAAGTGCCGAGATGAGCGGCGAATGCGGTAGCCGTACCAACCTGGAGATGCCGGACGTACAGCGCGAACTGCTTGCCGAACTCCTGAAGACGGGCAAGCCAGTAGTACTCCTCAACTTTGCAGGCCGCCCTACGGTCCTTACTTGGGAGAAAGCCCATGTACCAGCCATCATGAATGTATGGTTTGGAGGTTCAGAGATGGGCGATGCACTCTGCGATGTTATCTTTGGCGACAAATCGCCATCGGGTAAGCTCACCACTTCGATGCCTAAGACTACCGGTCAGGAGCCTCTCTACTACAACCATCAGAACACCGGCCGCCCTGTAGCAGACGATAATGAGAAGTTTGCCAAGTTTGCCAGCAACTGTCTGGATGTAAGCAATGGTCCGCTCTATCCTTTCGGTTACGGTTTGAGCTATACCTACTTTTCGTACAGCAACTTCCGCCTGAGCAGCCAGGAGGCCGGCATCAGCAATGAGGAGGCTACCGAATGGCAGGATGGCAAGAAGATTACAGCTAGCGTCACCGTTAAGAACAATGGCTCCCGCGATGCCGACGAGATTGTGCAGCTCTACATACGTGACATGGTAGCCAGCATCTCCCGCCCTGTAAAGGAACTGAAAGGTTTCCAGCGCATCCATCTGGCAGCAGGTGAGAGCAAGGAGGTAAGCTTTGATATTACCCCAGATATGCTCAAGTTCTACAACGCAGATTTGAAGCACGTGATAGAACCTGGCGACTTCCAGATTATGATAGGAGCCAACAGCAAGGATGTAAAGACAATGAAACTGAGCGTGAAATAA
- a CDS encoding MATE family efflux transporter, which produces MLYSKKTDYLMESIRLGREMDRREKLNLIVGLSIPSMLAQISTVMMFFIDASMVGHLGAEASASIGLIESTTWLIGSLLSAAATGFSVQVAHFIGANDFANARQVFRHALICGVAFSVFVSLLCVGIHSYLPYWLGGGADIATNSSRYFLIYGLVLPFVFLYHISEMMLKSAGNMHTPSVMAVLICICDVIFNYLFIYILKLGVVGAALGTAMAYVCISLPNLYLAGFKNKILNLRQDHVRFRWVRSYVHNACKISIPIAIQNILMSGAQIVSTMIVAPLGNIAIASHSFAITAESLCYMPGYGIGDAATTLVGQTHGAGRVGLCKNFAYMTVGLGMAVMAVMGVVMYVFAPEMIGVLSPVESIRELGTVCLRIEAFAEPFFAASIVTYCVCVGAGDTRKPAMINLGTMWLVRLTLAYALSKSYGLEGVWIAMATELTFRGILFLIRLFRGSWMKSFHVG; this is translated from the coding sequence AGATGGATCGACGCGAGAAACTCAATCTTATTGTAGGGTTGAGTATACCTTCTATGCTGGCTCAGATATCTACGGTGATGATGTTCTTCATCGATGCTTCTATGGTGGGCCATCTGGGAGCAGAGGCTTCTGCCAGTATCGGATTGATTGAGTCAACTACCTGGCTTATTGGTAGTTTACTCAGTGCAGCGGCTACTGGTTTTTCAGTACAGGTAGCTCATTTTATCGGAGCCAACGATTTTGCAAATGCCCGTCAGGTGTTTCGCCATGCGCTGATTTGCGGTGTGGCGTTCAGCGTTTTTGTTTCTCTTCTCTGTGTCGGCATTCATTCTTATCTGCCTTATTGGCTGGGTGGAGGTGCTGATATAGCCACCAATTCCTCTCGCTATTTTCTGATATATGGTCTGGTACTTCCATTCGTTTTCCTTTATCATATATCCGAAATGATGCTAAAATCTGCGGGCAATATGCATACACCTAGTGTGATGGCAGTATTGATTTGCATCTGCGATGTGATATTCAATTACCTGTTTATCTATATCCTGAAGTTGGGTGTTGTGGGGGCTGCCTTAGGAACGGCGATGGCTTATGTCTGCATCTCTCTGCCTAATCTTTATCTTGCAGGTTTCAAGAATAAGATACTGAATCTCCGTCAGGACCATGTCCGTTTCCGTTGGGTCAGGTCGTATGTTCATAATGCCTGTAAAATCAGCATTCCGATAGCCATACAGAACATATTGATGAGCGGTGCGCAGATAGTGAGTACCATGATTGTGGCACCTCTTGGCAATATAGCCATTGCCTCCCATTCTTTTGCTATTACGGCAGAGAGTCTTTGCTATATGCCGGGTTATGGTATTGGTGATGCGGCTACCACTCTGGTGGGACAGACGCATGGAGCAGGGCGAGTAGGTTTATGCAAGAATTTTGCTTATATGACAGTAGGACTGGGAATGGCTGTGATGGCTGTGATGGGAGTGGTGATGTATGTCTTTGCTCCTGAGATGATTGGCGTTCTTTCTCCGGTAGAAAGTATCCGTGAGCTGGGAACCGTCTGTTTGCGCATCGAGGCTTTTGCTGAACCATTCTTTGCAGCCAGCATCGTGACCTACTGTGTTTGTGTAGGAGCGGGCGATACCCGGAAACCGGCGATGATCAATCTCGGTACCATGTGGCTGGTGCGCCTCACTCTGGCTTATGCGCTTTCCAAGAGCTATGGCTTGGAGGGTGTATGGATAGCGATGGCTACCGAACTCACATTCAGGGGAATCCTCTTCCTTATCCGCCTCTTCAGAGGTTCATGGATGAAGAGCTTTCATGTAGGTTAG
- a CDS encoding DUF4923 family protein — protein sequence MKKVFLLAALVLACTAGSNASAMNEAALNASMSEMMPVKKTAKKTTKKTSKKTTTKKTSTKKTTSAASNTTAATATTTSATTSNAATSTSATSNAGSAVAGILGAVLGGNSNSSSSAGSSIINGILNNVIGSGTFSKQDLCAHTWKYSKPGCAFTSENLLAKAGGEIAANKVEEKLGEYYSKFGFSGSNTYFTFKTDGTFAAKIDGKSWQGNYTFDEKTHAIQMKGLLLSMSGYATKTTNGISLLFDQTKLLNLIKTMGALKGSSTLSAIGTIANNYDGMRVGFEMKK from the coding sequence ATGAAAAAGGTATTTCTTTTGGCTGCCCTCGTGCTCGCATGCACAGCTGGCAGCAACGCAAGCGCTATGAACGAGGCAGCGCTCAATGCCTCAATGTCTGAGATGATGCCGGTTAAGAAAACGGCTAAGAAGACAACAAAGAAGACTTCAAAGAAGACTACGACCAAGAAGACTTCTACAAAGAAAACAACTTCTGCTGCATCTAACACAACAGCTGCGACTGCAACAACAACTTCAGCAACAACCAGCAATGCCGCTACATCTACCAGTGCAACCAGCAATGCAGGTTCAGCCGTTGCAGGTATCTTGGGTGCTGTACTGGGCGGAAACTCTAACAGCAGCAGTTCTGCAGGTAGCAGTATTATCAATGGCATTCTGAATAATGTAATCGGTTCAGGTACCTTCAGCAAGCAGGATCTCTGTGCCCATACCTGGAAGTACAGCAAGCCGGGATGCGCCTTTACTTCTGAGAATCTCCTGGCAAAGGCTGGCGGTGAGATTGCTGCCAACAAGGTAGAGGAGAAGTTGGGTGAGTATTACAGCAAGTTTGGTTTCAGCGGCTCAAACACCTATTTCACCTTCAAAACTGATGGAACTTTCGCTGCCAAGATAGATGGCAAGTCATGGCAAGGCAATTATACTTTTGATGAGAAGACTCATGCCATTCAGATGAAGGGCTTGCTCTTGAGTATGTCGGGTTATGCTACGAAGACTACCAACGGCATCAGCCTGCTTTTCGACCAGACAAAGTTGCTCAACCTCATCAAGACCATGGGTGCCCTCAAGGGCAGTTCTACCCTCAGCGCTATCGGTACTATCGCCAATAATTATGATGGTATGCGTGTAGGTTTCGAGATGAAGAAGTAA